In Centroberyx gerrardi isolate f3 chromosome 7, fCenGer3.hap1.cur.20231027, whole genome shotgun sequence, the sequence TTTTATCCTGACTGAATCAAGCTTTGAGCAAGAGGACATGTACAATTTGACACGCTGAACTAGGCAAGACAaagcaaggcaagtttatttatatagcacattttgtacacaaaggcaattcacAAGGTATAcaagacattagataagaaatacaggataagataaaaaaatataatgtatatataaaaGAGATAAAGAGTATAAGTAATGAGCAGCCAAAGTTCATCAAATCCATACACTATATTACATGTAACACCACATAAGAACCCAAGAAGTCTGCCTGAACAGGGAAGATATTCAAGCTTGCTATGTCTTAGGCATGGCTATACTAATACACCCGCCATTCTTTGAGCTCCCgcagtgaaaaagaaaacccTGTGGAGTTGTAAATGGAGTGTATAGATATACTATATACTGTTGGTAAAATTCATTTCAGATTGCTAAGTAACTCAGCATGTGCTCTTTTGCTACATAGTTTACTATAGAAATCACCCTCCATTCTTGCTGTAAAGAACTCAACACATGGTATTTTGCTAGAGAGACAGTTATAGTTAGCCAACCAGTTTGCTGGCTCATCAAAAGAAGAATCATCTGATTACACAACACATATTCTATCTAGCAACCTTAGTAACTGTATCCAGCAAGGTCTGTTGTCGATTATTTGATTAGGTTTGTCAGCAGATGAAGTTCTTACAATCCGCCCCTCTTTCACTCTTACGTCTTGAGAGCTTCAGGTTTGAGTGTCTCTAGTTTATGATGCATTTTCGCGACAAATCATCTCGTCAGGAGATATTATGGTTCTTGAGATTTACCCAGAAATGACCCTTTCAAGAGGGAAGTTTGCTATGGAACTTGCACTGCTTCCCTATTTTCCACATCTTCCACATCTTATTACACCATTACATTATTTCTCAACAGCATTACTTACATCTAatcggggggaaaaaaacacatccccacagggatcattaaagtttcatctaatatgtttctgttatattttatttctatcctagagaagagacagtgtgtgtgtgtgtgtgtgtgtgtgtgtgtgtgtgtgatataatTGAAAGCTCTCTCACTGTGTATTTCAAAGATCTCTGTGTCATTAGATCTCATGACTGTCTCAAGACTGGGTCTTGGGGTAAGAGGGAACATATCAGAACTCTGTGCCACTTTAAACTTTTGATGCTAGTTTTCCCTGGTGAAAGCCACAGTATAATATCTTTTCATACATGCATATTAGATCCAAATGAATGAAACTAATAGTGCGGTGGGGGTTGATATGAGGAATGCAACTGTGTTATTTGAGGTGGGGAAACAATGTGCACTTTCAGCTGTAGCTGTGACACACACTGCCAAATCTTTAAGGCTGATATGCCCCAACATTGACAGTCAAGAAAATAACACATCATGGGCTTTTTTTTCAGACAAAAAGAGTCAGAGAGGCCAATCTAACTCAGCTGCACCTCTTGCGgataagggtgtgtgtgcgtgtgtaattgtgtgcatgtgctccTCCGCCAGCGAGCACATGAAAAAGAGGGTTGTTGAGTTATTTTGGATTATAATCAACTGATATACAGAGCATTGCTGTGATACGGCCTATCAACTATCAATTTGTCTGTCATCCAGTCTCTACCACAGACACAATAACAaactctttctccccctcagaGCATTCTCACACCCCTCTCACAGATGTCCCATCAGGCCTGTTGTAACTAACAGCACAAACAAAGGCTACTGCCACCAAGGACGTTTTATAATAGGCAACAGTTGGTATTGGTAATATAAAATGAAATCTAGACTCCTGTAGTGTAATCATGCGGCTTTTCTCGTGGCTTATGCCCTCTTTGACTCACAGGAGTTGTGTCAGAAAGCCTATCCCCACGAGTCAGATGTATTAAAATCACTTTGAGCAATGAGGCAGTTTCAAAATTTCACCAGGGTTTTCTCCAAACCAACGTTTACTTAAAGTCAGACTGAATTCAAACACTGCCATCTGACCCTGCATTACAGGCTATATATGTGGCTTTCAGGATATCGGCTGTGCCAAATATTTAGCCGTCTCCCCGGCAACAAAgtaatttctatttttatctGCCAGGCCTCTAGTCTCTGGTCTTATGGCCCCTTCCTCTTGCCGTCTGACTAACTCCACTACAATGTTGTAGTAACGGTCCACTGTCGAAAATACTCTGTCGCTAATTATCTTCACCTCCATCAACATCACAAGGCCGACGTTTAATAGCTTATTTATGGTGTACGTCTATAGTTTCACCTCGTTGGTCAGTGTTCGCTAATGGCGCGATTCTATTGGCTGCTTGAAATGTCACTCAAGCGGAAGGCAACACGCTCTCTATAAATGCCACCGTAAGGTCGCAGTGCGGCCCGGACCCACGCAGGCAGCACTCTCACTCCTCCTCGGTTATTTGACAGCATCTGCAAGCAAGATGAGCGTAAGTGTGATTCAGAGACTACAGCATTGTACTGCTGCATTGCCTTTGCTTTCTGTATTTTATGACCCTGATGCACGAGCACAGATTCGTTTATATAGGGCCTACTTGTACTGGAACTGACAGCTGTTTGTCATGAGCCAACACAATCTGATATGCTGAAGTAACTAAACTTAACCAAACTAAACCAGCTCATAGCTTCTAACAGTGATTTTGAGACTTCTGCATCTGTGAATTGCTTTGATTGCCTTTTATGGTCAAAATATGCACTGCAGAGAAAATAGGCATGTTAGCAACCTAATTACTATTGGATAATGCATTATGGGCAAGTTATTCTATTCATTGTATATACATTACCACTGATAGCACATAGATTATAACTGCACCCCCAAACTGTTAGATTCTAGCTTCAATGTATGTGAATTCTTATTGCAAAtatgcactaccagtcaaaagtttggacacaggcatttttctttattgttactatttttcacataatAGTAAATACATCAAAACTACGAAAtagcacaaatggaattatgtagtgaccaaaaaagtgtttaaCAAATCAAATTTTAGAGGCAAAGGAATTTTAGATTCCTTTGCCtcgatggaaaggcaaaggctttggaaagaaattcatacatagccatcaacttcactatttatatttgttatattatttcaagcatttaagcataagcctttagatcaaaatggttttaagataatgaaaaacatagtacattcaatcaggtgcgtccaaacttttgactggtagtgtactttTGAACCCTAAACTCACTCCAGGGAAAATGCCTGCAATTATTAGTGCACTTTAATTCAATAATTTTCCCTCAATCTCAATAACTAGAACTGGGAGCTGAACACGGGCAGCATTGTGATCTCTTTGGACTCATAAATTGCGCTGGAGGAGTAGCTTACAATAAAAGCCCTGTATCACTTTGGCTTTGTGTTGGCTACAGGGGTAAACACGTGTTGGGACGATTTGGAGGGCAGCGGACTGAAATCACATTACGGGATATAATGAAATAAAGTCGTCCTCCGGAGGCTAGAATAGACAGTGCAGAGCAGAGGTAGTCTGCTATGTTGTGACTCTCAAGGCTAacctctgggggggggggggacaaatcCATTTCAGCAGTGGCAGATTCTGGAACAGTGTAACTGTAATTGCACTATATTAGATCTACTCTTTTATCCCTGCCATATCACAAACTGGTTCGTATTACACAGAAGTTGCAGTAGGATGACATTGATTTTAGAATAAAGTAATCCATTTATAGCAGTGACTATATACTATATTTGTGGAGGATAAATCCGCTTGACTATACATATTTGATAGGGGTGTTTCCAGCCAGTCGGCAGCCCCAGCTGTCTCGTCTCTCtcagtgagaggagggaggtgggtcGGCATGTCACACACATATGGGGATTCCTTCGGTCTGCAGTGTCGGGGGGATGCAGGACCACTGCCAGGTCCGACCTCAGCCCAGCCCCATGCAGCCCCGGCCCCAGTGCTAAGCGCTATGCACGCACTTTACAGTTGGATTCAAAGACTAACATGGAAAGAATGTGGTACCCTGTGTCACTCtatccctcttccctccctttcatTTTATGGTTTAGTCGTTCTTTCAGATAGACTTTTTGGGGTTTTGACGTTTTCCCCCTccgtgtttttctctctctccaaattgATCCTCTCAGGCTCTGCCAACATTAACAAAGCACTAACGACATGGCACTATTTCAGCACAGGGAGTCATCGTCtagtgtgtatatttgtgtgtggcTCAGCACTAGACTATACAAATCACTATTAATCCTTAAACTAATGCATTTCTTCTGGACTGTAATGCTATCTTGATAGGCCTATATCCCTATCTTATTATCCAAAAAGAGGACTATTTCACACCGGTGTTCTGCTTTTTGAGAAATAAGCAGCAGCCTcatgtttgcattttttttttaaaacaatattaCTACAAGTCAATGTGCAGCCAAGCCATTTCTCTTAGAATCCAGTCAGCCATATTACTCATTATGACTCTTACTTCGTCAATTCAGTAAACTTGCACGATACTTTTGGTGGAAAGACTTTTGGTGTTGACTAGGCTATATCCAACTTTGTTAACATTTGCTAGGAATTTCCTAACAGCTGCAGCAGTCATAAAAAAACTCTTTGGGTGCCCTGAAACGGGGCTTAGAATCAATAAAATAGACCAATATCTATAccctttttatatatatttttttccatgaatgGCAAATGCTTCCTTAAATGTAGGCACAAATAGTCAACCATGTCAATTCCAAATAATCAACTTAAAACACATCCATTTGTTCGACTGTCAAACCATTTATTGTTGGGGCTTTTACTACTGTGTATGTTCAGAATTAGATTGCTCTAATGTCTAGGGTAGCCAACCCCTTCAGTGCACGTTTAACTACATTGTGAAAAAGCCGTCAGTTGTCAAAGGCTTGCTACAGTTGTAACTGATAGTAATTATTGCCGTGGTGACAGTTAACAGTTCCCCCAACGCCGAATTTGACACATTGACAAAATGTTGAACAATGGTGGTCTGTGTGTAACGAGCAAGTAATAGAGTGCTCAAGTGCAATTTCCTAATCATGGCACAACTCCGTATTCCCCTGCCACATGTACAGTACTGACCTAGCAGAGCCAGTTCTGCTGTGCTCAGCCTTTTTTTCCCTGTGCACTAGCCATCCACTGTGGCGTTGAGGAAAATATTACTCAGTTTAACAACAGCCTTCCCCCAtcaattttcaacatttttagccTCTCCTCTGCCAAAATCGgtgcaggagaaaaaaagggaatgGCATCCAACACTAGAACAGGAAAGAGTTGGAATCTTTGACCAGTCCTTCAATGGGAGAGTGTAATCGGAAACACATGTTTTATTACTTGGATAGATGGAGTAAGGCTTTCAGAGAGTAGGCTGAAGCTACCTCTGATTCTGCCTGCATCCCAAGCTGCAACAATAATTGGATCCAAGTAAAATCCAGCAGTGTTACCATACAGTAATGTATTATATCATtatctcactctcctctctctctttctctacaggGAATGATTGTAAAGAATATGTCCTTCAAGGTCGGACAGACCCTGACCATCACTGGAGTCCCCAAGTCTGACGCCACCAAGTGAGTGTCCTAGAAGCACAATGGCTGTTGCtcatgtaacacacactgtctagaccagtggttctcaacgtggggtccggggaccaccatgGGTCCTTGAGGGCGTTCCAGGGGctccccagcaaaatgatgaattgttaaacttcaacattatttcatttacaagttaacatagttaacacaattagagaatgtagaagaatgactattttgatcatagtttcgctgttatctctctacctacaatacagatagtcatggaattctggacaaaatcatatctaacaataagaATATTCTCAGATCTgcgtctgagagacaaaatctcatcaaatgggggtccgtggccctaatgttgATTAAAGTAGGGGTTTTTtctatgaaaaaggttgagaatcactggtctggTGAAATGTAAAATCAGCTATTGACTTTACCCATTAAATCCACCTTAGTAATGAAGGGGTGATGTGGATGATAGTGAAGAGATGGATTAAAGAGTAATTCTGCACCTGAGTTTTCTGAGTTTGAGCTTCTCTCCGCCTACTGcaagatttaaaaaacaaaatgcaagaAACTGGGCGAAGagcgggggagaggagggggggtttggggttggGCTGTGTTGGTGAGCAGAGGgagagttagggttaggagCGTCTCAAATCTACATTTATATTGTGGGTGGGAACATTTTTTACCAGATGACGTATCTTAGGACAGCTGTCCTTGTACACAGCTGCATCTCCAGCTGAACACCGGctgctcattttaaccactggAGGGCGAACTGAGCCATGTTCAGTGAGATAAATATGACACATTAGTGCTCAAATGTTGACAATATGACCGGCGTTGTCGTATTTCAGAACTACTTTGTACTAAATATCTGTTTACAActcaaaaaaagtgttttagagtggaGCTTTAAAGGAGGATTTTTCAGCATTGAGAGGTAAAATGGGGTGCAACCCAATTTTGTACACTCTGTGCTCTCTTTACTTTATCAAATGTAATGAATAACATGGAAATGTAATGTATCTGTTCACGTCTGTGCTGCAGTTTTGCAGTGAACATCGGTCCCAATGAGACGGACATCGCCATGCATATGAACCCTCGCTTCAGCGCCCACGGAGACGAGAGGGCCGTGGTGTGCAACTCCTACCAGGAAGGCGTCTGGTGCGAGGAGCACCGTGAGGGAGGCTTCCCTTTCAACCAGGGGGAGGAGTTcaaggtgagagggagagacaggtcCATCTTAACaggtctcatattcagccttcagattttatttttcttaaaacaagagaaaaattctgccaatgaggagagataacgccacttgtttccaatgcggtttcatttgtttcaggaattgTCTAGAAATgagtcagtatcttgaaacaagtcagaaaaaaggcagatcactgcactatgatcaagaaaatgaaacttgatgctacaaaattcttgaagcaaattgatttgcattggaaactaAAATTATCTTTCCccaatggcagattttttcacttgttttaagaaaatgacgattttaggactcaataatagactaattgacttgttaagatggagattttttgcagtctgtgtgtgtgtgtgtgtgtgtgggtgggtgggtgtgtgtgtacgctagTGAAAAGGACCTATCAGCTCATGCATGTTTGTCAGTCTCTCCCATACCaccttcctgctgctgtgagcGACCTCTGCAGGGAGATCTGTGTTATTGTACCTCAGATAATTTGACCATGATCATCTGAATGCCAGTTTCAGCTCTCAAGTGCAAAGAACGAAACATTGATTTACACTGaacacaatatatatttttcatcagATAAATCATTTTCAGATATGTTCTGAATTTTTTATGTGCAATGTTTTAACCATCACCATGAAACATAAATTAAAAGACTAAGAAGATAGCAACTGCTAAATTTGAAATCTGAGAATAATTATCCCAGGCATTAAGCAGAGTCTGGCTTTGCaaatttgttattgttattttacgGCATTCATCAGTTAAACATGAAGAAATGGCCTCATACGGGGTTCTGTGTTGAAAAATTTATCAAAATTGCAACCCTCATGCATGTTTCATAAAAGACAGATTCAAATAAGTTCAAATGCTtaagaaggaagggaagggagggaagactTCTAGATGGTTTTTCCAGCCTAGTTGTTCTGACAATTATTCCACTATGACAAGAATGTAGCAGAATGTATCAGTATGTATCAGTGTTGTTAATCTTTGTCTgcatgctctctttctctctcacacacacgctcggtctcaaccccccccctctcctttcctcaaccatctctctcctcctgctcccctcccaactctctctctctcctccccagaTCGTCATCACATTCACCCCTGAGCAGTTCCTGTTGACTCTGTCGGACGGCTCCGAGATACACTTCCCCAACCGCCTGGGCAGCGAGAAGTACCGGGTCATCAGCTTCGACGGGGAAGTCCGCATCCAGGGCATTCAGATCAAGTAGAGCCCTCACTGTCCCTGGAGTCATTAggtttaatgcttttttttattttctgccatTGGGCCAGAGAGTGCCACATATCGCCCTATAAGCTTTCAGGTTTCTGAATACATGTGGTAACAGCCGTGCCTTAACATGCATATCACACAAgagatgcacacattcacacacacatggacaaacacatGATTATATACAGATAGatgcagacagatagatagatagacagatggatagatagatagatagatagatagatagatagatagatagatagatagatagatgcatatatacacaaatgtacacacaaacacatatgccAAGAGTGTAATTGCATGCCAGTCCTGCGCACTTGACAGAGCTACTAACAGAAGAGCGAGCCGAACAAAAACTAGCCCCGAAGCTCATTTTATTTGACAGTATTATTTGCTTTATAGATGCAGTGTTTAGTTTGAAAGCAACCAGATAAAATGTGATCAACTGTTCTTCAAGGTGCCTTGAAATGCTGCGTCCTTTATATGTCTCCCTCCCAGACATTCCACATTTGTAACTAACTGTAATGCTTTCCCATGATCATAATAATAACGTGTATTAAAACATGTATTCTTATGATCAAAATGAGCCTCTGGTGATTCCTTGAGCAAAACCTGTGCTTGtgcttgtacagtatgtgatacGTGTTTGTGAAGCAGACACCTGAATTGCTGATTAGACTCATTTCTGCAGCACAAGAGCTGTAAGTAATGGAGTTGTCATGACAGTCGTTGCTTTTGTTGGACAATGATTTTATAACTCGCTCATTTAGGACTAATATAACGATCACATTGCTTTGACACCACGTCGTTAAATATTTCCTGCGCATAATCTATTCTTTTCTCCGCGGTTAATCAGCGAGCTATATCATTATGATCACTATGTTAATTATAGGCTAATCTGAGTAATAGTTTAATCAGCgctacattttctctctcattttacgCTCGTTAGGTCGCCTGATAGATGAACTGGTCTCGCATACTGGCATTAAATTTATTTAGACAAATGCTGAGGGTTTCTTTGCTGAATTTGGTTAGACGGGGACGAGAGAATTTCTTTGATGAACTGGGTTAGACAATTAGACAAGATCATCAAAGTTTTGTAAGCCTGAATTCTCAACTCCCCTTTTGAAATGAGATGTCCTTTATTGTGGTTGGTTCAACTATGGCATGTGAATTGATACAAGAAGTTGATAAATTAAGTGTGTCTGACTTAAGTCTGCCATTATTCCCAATATTCATGAGCAGGATTGGTGTGATTGGTTCTTCTATCAAGTCAGTCGtcagaataaaacacacaaaacgtgCATGTTTGCTGTGGGGATCATAATACTCATGCACCATACATGCAGTGCAGTCTTACAATTACAAATCTACATTTAAAGACTCCTAATTCTAGTCAACTCTGTCTAGCCTGTGTAGTTTTTAGTACTTATTTTGTTAATTAAGCCTTATTGTTGTAACCAGGGGGGAAACGTGCCAAAAAATTAATTGAAGACCTGTTTGAAGATGTGTTCAAAGTGTGTGGGGGGAGAAACAGCCCAAACTATAAGAATGATAGACGTGTATTTCTCTTCTGATGGAGTGGTCAAAGGGTGGATTAAGCAAGCTTCAGAAGCTAAGCAACCTTTACAAGGAGAAGATTAGATCAACGAGAAAACCAACTCAAGTCAATAAA encodes:
- the lgals2a gene encoding lectin, galactoside-binding, soluble, 2a codes for the protein MSGMIVKNMSFKVGQTLTITGVPKSDATNFAVNIGPNETDIAMHMNPRFSAHGDERAVVCNSYQEGVWCEEHREGGFPFNQGEEFKIVITFTPEQFLLTLSDGSEIHFPNRLGSEKYRVISFDGEVRIQGIQIK